Part of the Anopheles coluzzii chromosome 3, AcolN3, whole genome shotgun sequence genome is shown below.
ACCTTGCTCGATGAAGCATTCTTGTTCCGAGCCTTTGCCAAAGCATTTTTGGCATCTTTTTCGCGTTGATTCAACTTTTCTCCAGAATAGTTTGACTCACGAGCAAGCCGAATGTTCTCCAGACATTCTTCAAAGCGTTGCATCTTCAGACAAATGTTTGAACGATTTGCATAGGCCAATGCCCTTTCCGTCGATCCTTTTTCGGAAAAGGCGATGCTCTCATTGTACAGCTTGATGGCCTCGATGTAGCGTTTCACGTTCgggtgaaacatttttttttccttgggACCGTAGCTGAGCCGCATTTTGTCATGTTGCCGTTTTATACGTAAAGAATATCGATTTCattataaaataacgtcacaccaaatttgctattgtttttcatcaaaaatcaaAGCTACGAATGTAAAATAAGCTCGACGACTTCGTCGATCGATAGAAAAAAAGTCTATtttacgaacacaccaaatcttAGCGCTTTTAACACActtcatcacacacaaatccacaatttcaggcgtatcgagaACTAATCGAGCAAATATGGAAATACAATTTCGAGTAAATGTCACTGGGGAAGCgattgttaaattatttttcttacAAAAATGTAGAATAGAAGTAAACAGATTagtgatattaaaaaaagaagatgaatGAATCGTTCTATGAAATCTTTGCATTAATCTTCACCATTTCTAGCTCATAAAATTTCATACACAAATCATGATACAGGGGcactttccgttttaagttcgtaggctgaaatttcagcctgtcattgcattgtatagcaattttcgagcagctatctaagtcggtataatatacagctgggcttatcccaaggtgtatgaatttagaaggctgatttttattacttctgtttctgaatgaagattttaagagttttttgtttattcgtcaagcctccagaaagcttgtttgaacaaaagtgtTCACCCGTACTGTCAAAAAGttatgttcaaatttggttaaaaaaaacatgatatgagaccacctggtaaacatacactttgattcaaGATTGTACAATCTGATCTCTTTAATCCACAAtgggataaatgaaaacacgaTCTTGTTTCGACATTTtttaattctagctttgaggcttgAGTAATTTAGACTGGAAATTGCAATTAAAACTCATGTGTTTGTATGGAGAACCCAGCTTTTGACCGCGAGGCCACATGAGCTGAAATATACAgagaaatgaactatttgacaggcgaaatatctgacggataaagcatcacagtcaaggtgtgtttattaaggaggtgaattgttagcgcgttttccgggcgccatcattgagtattgttatgtcaaatcgcatacaattttctatacccccctccagccctccccgattttaataccggtgcctccagtattgttatgtcaagtcgtgaaatgtcaatttgctctgaagcacttcacctcctaatatccatacaccttgatcACAGtaaccagctgatgtgcaatgtaaacaaataacgtggACAAAATCGTAATAAAATCTattaaataacttcaatatcGAGTACTTCGTCAATTGTCAGTCTACAGTTCAgaatttcttccaattagggaatgttctgcacacttaaaaatatttcacgaccTCGGTTAAAAAAACTGCCGAAATCCGTCGGCTCTTTGGATTCTTGCTGATATGTCAGTTGAAAAAGCCCAGTAGCCGAAAATCAGTaccatttaaaactgaaatatcagttaaataaaaatttaaaccgAAACTCGGCAACACAACATGCCGAGCACATACGTTAACACTGCTGTCACCGAGATAATCCGTCAAAATAACCGAGATTTCAGCTTTACTACTTGGATTAGCCGAGGCTCGGTATTCTATCTGTCATTCGCCATTCTGTTAATCTCGtgctaatgaaacgaaaacctttcggagtgatgttgtgatgtaaaataaaaaatgtaaaaaaagtgaaaatgagtctctcagcgtgaaaaaaaacgagaatcaGTAGCGTGCGATCGAGCACTGGTATGGAGCGGGGTTGGTGCTAGGAAACTCCATCAGCGCACGCAACCGGCGCTCTTCAGAGCGTCGCTCGGAGCAGTCCCTATTTAAGGATCAGATGTGGAAGCTAATCCGGTTGGTTCAACCTTTGCCAGACCGTTCAGACTTCCAGGATTCATTTCCGGTCACCTACACGAGGTAAGTATCAACACTCGATCACAAGAAAACTAAAAAGGGTTCCCTCAGACTTGTTTCACTCTGCCCGCTTTACAGAACCGTGCCTGTACCAGTGCCCGCTCCTTGTCCGGCTCATTTTCCTGTACCGGTACCACATCCAAACGCTGTGCCCCATCCGGCGGTTGAATCGGCGCCTGTCCCAACGCTTTCcatcacataaaaaaaacccatttgatacgtaaataaaatcactaaaataaaaataacatgtttttatatttagccAAAATCTCGATTTGCTCTAACCGAAAATCTCGGTTAAacgtaaacgtcaaaacaaaatgacatTAACCGAGATGTCGGCAACAGAAATTTAACCGAGATTTTTGCCGACATCTCAGTTGTGCAGATCTCGGCAAAAATTAACTGAGATTCGGCAAAAATTTTTAAGAGTGTGCttaacaaaatattatttttaatagaatttcgaaagcggatgttgtaTCTCCCCCAACCCTTTTGCTGTACTTGTCAGctatttcacctgtcaaatagttcatttcgctgtatatttcacctaaTTGAACATTCCTAATTcaaacaccacaccacaaaaaataacaataataataataaaataataaaaaatccgATCTCACACGCATCAGGGGGGCCTCCTAAGTTTGGGTACtccgtttgtttttgcaaacatGAGAAATCCAAAGACATCCTTTTCCATCACTGGAGGATAGAAATAAGCTGCCAAAAGGACCAACTGAAAGGGCCTTGTATCAAAACtaccacacacataaaaacatattttttttagtttcacaaaataagccacttcaaaaaaaaacccactaCAAGAACAAGAACCTGTACAAAAGAAAAATCCTCTCCCAAGAAGTGAAGAAATATATACAAAAAccataaagaaaaaaaaaatccactaaACCACAAGCGAACTTAAAGTTGAACAACACTAACTGTTGAATACAAACTGAAAAGGACACACAAACCATAAAAAACAATAGGTGATTTCACGAAAACCAACACACATCAAAGTATCACCGCTATTTCTCGctgaacgaatcaacaactcgctgaacatgtcaataatatcattgaaaaccctgtaaatctcatccgataaaatcgcatccgatcagCGTTGCCACCACcctaaatcggtatttctctGGTCACTCTGTGCTGCGCTGCGTTCGAGTTCGAATTGCCGGCTTCGGGTAGCGCTCGGTCCGCCCGTTTACACGCGTACGTTCGCGAGTTTGTTCGCTCGTCTCggcgaaaataaaataataaaaaaaaaactgcacgaaTATATATGGTCTTTTTCGGGCAGGAAGAGCaggctgtgtgtgcgcgcgcgtgtgtgtgtcgttgtgAGAAAAAAGTCTGTCACCTTTTTGCAGCATCTTTCCGTGCAAGGCCTCCCAGAAAGGGGAACCTCCTCGGCTGGTGTCCATCGCAACTTCGGTCGTGTGTCGCGTGGTTCACGTGCGGCTGCTGTGGCCCATTTTGCCTGACCTGTCTGGTTTTGACTAAATCCCATCCGGCTGAAGGCAACCATCAGCCCCTCACCGTGTACCAACGAAAGGAAACAGTGCGAAATTCACGTCACAGATAGTGCCGGAAGTACggtgcgcgagcgcgcgcgattgtgtgtgtctgtgtctacTACTGTGTGAGCGCTCGTCTgtgcgtgcatgtgtttgtgtgtatgtgtgtattttgcaAAGTGCTAGCGTGTTTCCCAAGTGTGACTAAGTTCGTGGCACGCTGTGACACGTCCCGCGCGGCACGGTGAAAGGTGGTCCGGTCGGACGGAATACGTTTGCAACCCGATTTCACAGGCCCCACCGGTCCGGGAACATCACCGGTTCCGGCGCTTTCGTGTGCACCCGGTGTGTGCAATGTCCGGTTGCGTTGGTGACGGATCGTTTCTAGCCCACAGCAGCAGGCCCCGGAGCAGACGGTGAAGAAGGCCACCGAACGGCAAAACGAGGGGGTGCTGGCCAGAAGGACGTTTGCGTGAGCCCGGCCGTACCTGAGCGGACGATGTAGCGGACAACCGGAACCATCTAGGCATCTTTACTTGAGACGTGTCACAGAAAACGAACATACTGCATGCCGCAGTCCCTTGGCGTCATACAAAATACCTGCCTTCCCGTACGGTTTTTGTGTGACTGACAAGAGTTGATACAAGCGGCAGAAATTCCTCAAAGctcaacaacaacgacgacgacgacgacgacgacgcaccACGACGCTCCCAGGCGCTACACTTCTCGCATCCTGTTTGCCGTAAAGTTAAAGCAGgagccaacacacacaaacgcgccaTATCGTGGGTACGTGTCCCTAAAAAGCAACCACATTGGAGCCACGTGAACCGCTCCCAGCAGGCCAAACACACCAAACTCATCGAACCGATTTATTCCTTTTCCACACTCCAGCACACTCCTGTCCCAGGGCTCTCCTCCGGGGAAGGACATTGCGTCGCTTCCCTCTCATATCAAAACACgcacccactcacacacaaccaTCATCTACCGCAGGAAAAGGAGGACGCGGCGCGTGAGCACACGTTTTTCATCGATCGGCGGAGAAAAAGCAGGAAGTGTCCCGTCGCCCGCTCCGTAACGTTTCAGCGTCCGTTTGACCAGCCGAGCCTTGGCAGGCCGTTTTCGGTGTAAGCGTTGGAAGCCCCGCAACTTTGCGACAGGTGCGTATTTGCCGGAGTAGCGGAATGGTGTTTTGAAGCcctgttttttcgtttttccgtTTTAGGGTCAGCCAAGCGCTAGTTTCGTCATCCAAAAAAggcattgattttttttattattattggggAGCTCCCATCACACGGCTAGTGGGGGCGGCTTTGTTTGAACAATAATCGTCCAGAGGGAGTTGGAcgatttttcctctttctttcttttttatttcgttttggTCACTTTATAACCGAATGTCCTGGAAGCAGGCAGGAATTTGATGATGAGGTCAATTTCCATAAATTGCGTTCTGCGTCAtcataccccccccccccccctcccgccatacgacggcgacgacgacgaggggTCGATTTCTGCTTATCGCGCGGACCGGGCATTCCCTTGCGCAATCGCcggtattttatttatttttttaatgtatgtgACACATTCACATTGTTCGTTTCTTCGCACCGCTTACCACCACCAAGCCGTGGCCTCTTCCGTACGCTATCCGGAACGGCTGTTTCCGAGCCAGCCACTGTGTGGAACAGCTTATCGTTCACGGTACACGGTGGTGATAAAATTACTCTCACCCGACCCGGTTTTTAATACAACCCCATCCTAAAACACAGCTGTTTTAGTGTCTTTCTAGAACGTTTTTAGTCAGTGTCTGGGGCCAAGACGGCGgcggtgcaaaaaaaaaactgcccgCGCAAAAGAATTGCTTATCAGGGTTTGCGGCCGCACACACTTCCCCGATAGCGAAAtcaataattcaattaaaagtcAATTTTTATCTTCACCTCATGTCAATTAAACGCGAAGGGGGGAAGTTTCGGCGGTAGTTTAAAATCACATGTCATCGTTTCGGGGTGCGTTGCATAACACACAATGGCCACCTTCCTCTGTGTGCTGTCTCGCTTTCCGAAGATCCTAATTGATCGCCAGCATCGATGACAGGTAGCAGCGGCAGAAACGTGTCTTCCTCCGTTTTGCTACAACAACCGTGTACCGGATGAAAATCTGATGAAAAGCACGGTTCACTTTGCTCAACAAGAGTGCGcaatcacacaaaaacacaatcatCATTTGGCAACGCTCCATGCGCACTGCATGATTCACGTTCTGATCCGCGTCGATGACTTTGATCAATGTGCAGTCAATTGGAGGGCGATCTGTGTCGTCTACTATCTGTTGACAATTCATTCTTATTTTCGTTCTACATCATGTTTTTGCCTCAATTCTTTTCGCTTTATCACCATTGGCAAAGCTTCATTTGCAAGCgtttaaaaggaaaaaaagcttagattaattgtttttgctacattttaaCATATATGAAAAACATCTGTTGTGTTATGATTGTACATAATCTTGCTGAGTgcaattgaacaaaaaacaaacaaaaaacagattgTCCTTATCGCTAATaacttttttataatatttcaaaaataatgaGTAATAATTTTACAGTTCATCCTTATTGGTTGTTCTCtaaattttcttttaaataaattaaaataaataatcctCCTTTTTATGAACTAAAAGCAGCTTTAGGTAAAACAAGGATCAATATGTACTTCTAGATGTTGCTTTAATGCATAATTTGTGGGACGGTATGGCAACCAAAcctcaaaaatattaaaatttaaaatcaaaatgcaTTGCAACACGATTGAAAACATTTCGTTACGTATTTTATGGACGCTCCCTTCTGAAACGATACTCACAGCTCTCGAGAGGGGTTTCTCGTTAAATCAAAAGCTCCGATTTATAACTTCCCACCAACACTGTCGCGTTTGCGGTGTCCTAAACGGTCCAGCCGGTTCAAACAACCTCTAATCGGGCTGTACACAGCTTCTTGTGGCCGCAAATTATCATCACAGGCTTAAACAAACAAGCACCATCGCCTCGCGTAGGTCATTACGTACGTGGCGCAGACGCGCGATTAGGGCGGCAAAAAGGTTACCGGTGGGGATGCTGTCCTGTCTAGTCAGCTGTCGCTGATCGcaacctttcattcacttttcaATCGACTTATTttcttctctatctctctctctattgctGTCTCTTTTACAGGTTTACCAGTCATTCGGGCGTGTAGTTCGAAGCTTGTTGGATGCTCGAGACCGGGTGTATTTGTCTGCCTGCCTATAACAAGTCACTACACCTGTAAGAGCGAACGGCGCGCAAGATTCCTTAAAAGGGTACAAACGACGATTCGCGCATAATTACGCGCAAAGGACACGTGCTCGTTTTTGTACCG
Proteins encoded:
- the LOC120950707 gene encoding uncharacterized protein LOC120950707 produces the protein MWKLIRLVQPLPDRSDFQDSFPVTYTRTVPVPVPAPCPAHFPVPVPHPNAVPHPAVESAPVPTLSIT